GGGTTCTGGCTCAGCGTCTTGAGGTAGGCGTCGTACTCGTCCGCGGAGACGATCTTGACGTTGAACAGCATCCGCGAGTGGTAGACGCCGCACAGCTCCGCGCACTTGCCGCGGTAGTCACCCTTGCGGGTGGGCGTGAGCGTGAACGTGTTGGTCTTGCCGGGGATGACGTCTTCCTTGTAGTGGAAGCCGGCCACCCAGAAGGAGTGGATGACGTCGGGCGAGTCGAGGTCGAAGCGCACGACCTCGTCGACCGGCAGCACCAGCGTCGGCGGGTCGGCCGGGGTGCCGACGACGTTGACGGTCTGGCCGCCGATCGCGTCGTCCTTGTAGTAGTTGAAGCTCCACGACCACTTCTGGCCGACGACCTTGATGATGTGGTCGGGCTCGGGCGCGGCCTTGACCTCGTCCTGGACCTTGACGACGTAGTCGAAGAGCACCAGCACCACGATGACCGGGGCGACCGTGTAGAGGATCTCCATCGGCAGGTTGTAGCGCGTCTGCAGCGGGACCTCGTCGTCGCTGCGGCGGCGGAACTTGATGACGGAGTAGAAGATCAGGCCCCAGACCAGGACGCCGACCACCAGGGCGGCGACCCACGTCCATTGCCAGAACTCGATCATCACGTTGGACCGGTCGGACGCGGCCTCGGGCATGGCGCCGCGCTTCCACTCGTCCTGCTGGGCCTGCGAGCAGGAGGCCAGGAGGAGGAGCACGGGAATCAGGGCGACCCCGGTAAGGCGGCGTGCGCGCTTGGGGAGCTGCAGACCCACAGACAGGCCTCTCTCTTCACATCACGACGGACACCGGAAACCCTACTACTGCGGGTGCCCGCAGTGGCCTCCCGGCGTCGGATCGGCGCCGGATGTGATCCTTCCGACGCCTGGCGCGACCGCGACGGGCGGGTCGGGCACCCTGCCGCACAATGATCACGTGCCCGGCTACCTCGACTCCGCGTCGTCCGAGCCGCTGTCCGCACGGGCCCGCGAGACGCTCCTGGCGGCGTACGACGCGGGGTGGGCCGACCCGCTCCGGCTGCACGACCCCGCCCGGCGGGCGCGCCTGCTCCTCGACAACGCCCGCGCCGCGACGGCCGAGGCGCTGGGCGTGCGTGACGACGAGGTGAGCCTCACTCCGTCGGGGACCCAGGCGGTCCACCTGGGCGTCCTCGGCCTCCTCCGCGGCCGCCGCGAGGTGGCGACACGCGTGGTGCACTCCGCCGTCGAGCACTCGGCGGTGTTCGCGGCGGTCCGCTGGGCGGAGGTCGGCTCCACCGCGGTGGGGGTCGACCCCTCCGGACGGGTGGAGCTCGACGCCCTGCGGGCGGCCCTGGCCGAGCCGGCGGCACTGGTCGCCGTCCAGCAGGCCAACCCCGAGGTGGGCACGCTCCAGCCGCTGGACGACGTGGCCGACGCCGCAGCAGGCGTGCCGCTCCTGGTGGACGCGTGCGCCACGGGAACCCGGCTCCCGCTCCCCCGGCACTGGGACGTCGCGGCGCTGTCGGCGCACAAGTGGGGCGGACCAGCCGGCGTCGGCGTCCTCCTCGTGCGCCGCGGCGCGCGCTGGCG
This genomic window from Nocardioides marmoribigeumensis contains:
- a CDS encoding cysteine desulfurase family protein translates to MPGYLDSASSEPLSARARETLLAAYDAGWADPLRLHDPARRARLLLDNARAATAEALGVRDDEVSLTPSGTQAVHLGVLGLLRGRREVATRVVHSAVEHSAVFAAVRWAEVGSTAVGVDPSGRVELDALRAALAEPAALVAVQQANPEVGTLQPLDDVADAAAGVPLLVDACATGTRLPLPRHWDVAALSAHKWGGPAGVGVLLVRRGARWRPPWPTDDRVDHRVAGFENVPAALAAAAALQERVAERDSLAQRHARLAERLRGHLAGFEDVDVHGPADPGLRLPHLVSFSFLYVDGEALVQALAERGWSVASGSACTSSAMEPSHVLVAMGALTHGNARVSFAADTTEDDVDRLAADLRAVVDDLRARL
- the ctaC gene encoding aa3-type cytochrome oxidase subunit II; translated protein: MLLLLASCSQAQQDEWKRGAMPEAASDRSNVMIEFWQWTWVAALVVGVLVWGLIFYSVIKFRRRSDDEVPLQTRYNLPMEILYTVAPVIVVLVLFDYVVKVQDEVKAAPEPDHIIKVVGQKWSWSFNYYKDDAIGGQTVNVVGTPADPPTLVLPVDEVVRFDLDSPDVIHSFWVAGFHYKEDVIPGKTNTFTLTPTRKGDYRGKCAELCGVYHSRMLFNVKIVSADEYDAYLKTLSQNPDHVGLFEGADYARTQAGLETQGGAE